A DNA window from Sulfuricaulis sp. contains the following coding sequences:
- a CDS encoding LamG-like jellyroll fold domain-containing protein has translation MANTPKRPFLLLSALLLTLSPPATPQATQETSAPAPTQIPDLTWSPVPFNSNLQEPVRYIDYRNGKDSNPGTRNQPWQHHPWDDNAEGRATATQGVVTYVFKRGVVYRGQLKARESGTTQRPIRLTVDPTWGDGEAILTGADALQAQWRPCTAKEATALPAPSRQTAFCAQTPDSKHLSRLWLTGESITPIHPARFPNWSPGVSTDQRAQWLEIDGAEMEMEIGLSSTAGIKPGDPLMPLQESPGAATLLKRTDNRFRWIVHHVARNQATVLTSDWPSGGLKNGTQLTNGAVTASVTRTSGTHSLIRRLYDKDILSKQDLGDLTGAVIRIEVPYTQQIATGIVLGNNSRHGFLRADLRLAPGQGPREYDRYYLEGLPRFLDQPGEFARTPDAHGRDLLYLRLPGDRDPNSVALEVPARSSIIEIEHQRHIEISGLAFRFTALPVPGTVEARNAALYSAAIQIRGNAAHINMHHCRFEHLESGIVAYPTGKRVGEVLDHLIVTDNEFSNIDGSAIILGSGQDRVGYSGKGRLIHATVLRNRVLSTGELPLTHWGQGALGHGIDITGAEVTEVAYNHVKDVGGAGINVYLGSASGKSGIPHPFLRGKIHHNKVSNSLLGVQDFGGIESWLGGPMYIYDNISINPLGYGHGLYKRNENRGSFRNGSYGVGIYLDGQYKSYVFNNIVWGYNNDVRSGRYNAAAFNEATGFLNTVFNNTFMRFGVGLHKGMDQHNRSYYLGNLLLDMGHSFILQEPRDKYIEYESLAYANNIFHGKPESFGQLGRKERPSHSLAEWRAFLGRKNVLASGTGTVSTSPVIRNTGALDFRLARDSLAIDNGVKVFVPWALARVVGEWHFYRSPAPDRVRDESLNMNATWVRRSMFQDIPRHDLKCPQTGKSDYVRGELENWIPGALSFDGRTQYCKIDNARLMAGFTWHDTETKESGSFNGSDRDTVDIGTESFLIEAVLATEPRASAFGILAKHLNRGYSLDVDQTGTLLLSLNNGTARFQAKSHARINDGNWHHIIVEVDRRQRNRITFYIDGKQDATVEASPAKIGYSLSNDGDFLVGRSAAGYFRGRLDFLRLSKGTLADAETTIQELYAWEFNGPHLHDFTGAAPAGTARDAGAVEYSQ, from the coding sequence ATGGCAAATACACCCAAAAGACCATTCTTACTTCTCTCTGCCCTGCTGCTCACGCTGTCGCCGCCCGCCACCCCGCAGGCCACCCAGGAAACATCAGCGCCTGCACCAACCCAGATTCCGGACCTGACATGGAGTCCGGTCCCGTTTAACTCCAACCTCCAGGAGCCGGTGCGCTACATCGACTATCGCAACGGCAAGGACTCGAATCCCGGAACACGCAATCAGCCATGGCAACACCATCCCTGGGACGACAATGCCGAGGGCCGCGCCACGGCGACACAGGGAGTAGTCACATACGTTTTCAAACGCGGTGTCGTATATCGTGGACAATTGAAAGCCAGGGAGTCTGGGACAACACAAAGACCTATTCGCCTGACCGTTGACCCAACCTGGGGAGACGGCGAGGCCATTCTGACCGGGGCCGATGCGCTTCAGGCGCAATGGCGACCCTGTACCGCAAAAGAGGCCACAGCGCTCCCGGCGCCGTCTCGACAAACAGCCTTCTGCGCACAGACTCCGGACTCAAAACATCTCTCGCGTTTATGGCTGACCGGCGAGTCGATCACCCCCATCCACCCCGCACGATTTCCCAACTGGTCACCCGGCGTCTCGACCGATCAGCGAGCCCAATGGCTTGAGATAGACGGAGCCGAGATGGAGATGGAAATCGGCCTTTCCAGCACCGCAGGGATAAAACCCGGTGATCCATTGATGCCGCTGCAAGAAAGCCCCGGAGCAGCCACCTTGCTCAAACGAACGGACAATAGATTCCGATGGATTGTGCATCACGTTGCCAGGAACCAGGCAACCGTGCTGACATCCGATTGGCCAAGTGGTGGTCTAAAAAACGGTACCCAACTGACCAATGGCGCGGTCACAGCTTCCGTTACCCGTACTTCGGGAACCCACTCGCTGATACGCCGCCTGTATGACAAAGATATCTTGAGCAAGCAGGATCTGGGTGACCTGACCGGCGCCGTAATCCGTATTGAAGTGCCGTACACACAGCAAATCGCCACCGGGATAGTGCTCGGCAATAATTCACGCCACGGCTTTCTCCGCGCTGATCTGCGACTCGCGCCGGGGCAGGGCCCGCGCGAATACGATCGCTATTATCTTGAAGGTCTGCCCCGGTTTCTCGACCAGCCTGGCGAATTCGCCCGCACCCCGGACGCACACGGGAGGGATCTGCTCTACCTGCGCCTACCTGGAGATCGCGACCCCAACAGCGTAGCACTGGAGGTACCCGCACGATCTTCAATCATCGAGATAGAACATCAGCGGCACATTGAAATTTCCGGGCTGGCTTTCCGATTTACCGCCCTGCCGGTACCAGGCACGGTAGAAGCACGGAATGCCGCACTCTACTCAGCGGCAATCCAGATACGCGGCAACGCCGCGCACATCAACATGCATCATTGCCGCTTCGAACACCTTGAAAGTGGGATTGTGGCCTACCCGACCGGGAAGCGTGTCGGCGAGGTTCTCGATCACCTCATCGTGACAGACAACGAGTTCAGCAACATTGATGGATCGGCAATCATACTCGGCAGCGGCCAGGATCGCGTTGGCTACAGCGGCAAGGGGCGGCTGATACACGCCACCGTGCTGCGAAACCGCGTTCTCTCAACAGGAGAACTTCCGCTGACCCACTGGGGACAAGGGGCCTTAGGCCATGGCATTGACATCACCGGCGCCGAGGTCACCGAAGTCGCCTACAACCATGTAAAGGATGTCGGCGGCGCGGGTATCAACGTGTACTTGGGCAGCGCCTCCGGCAAAAGTGGAATCCCACATCCCTTCCTGCGCGGCAAGATTCATCATAATAAGGTCAGCAACAGCCTGCTTGGGGTTCAGGACTTTGGCGGTATCGAATCATGGCTGGGCGGACCGATGTACATCTACGACAATATCTCGATCAACCCCCTTGGATACGGGCATGGCCTTTACAAGCGCAACGAAAACAGAGGCTCATTCAGGAATGGCAGCTACGGGGTCGGCATCTATCTTGACGGCCAGTACAAGAGTTACGTTTTTAACAATATTGTCTGGGGCTACAACAACGACGTCCGCTCGGGAAGATACAACGCCGCCGCCTTCAATGAGGCCACGGGGTTCCTGAACACCGTGTTCAACAACACCTTCATGCGCTTTGGCGTCGGCCTGCACAAGGGGATGGACCAGCACAACCGCAGCTACTATCTGGGCAACCTGCTGCTGGACATGGGGCACAGCTTCATCCTGCAGGAACCACGCGACAAGTACATCGAATATGAATCCCTCGCCTACGCCAACAATATATTCCACGGCAAACCCGAGTCCTTCGGCCAACTCGGCCGCAAGGAGCGCCCATCACATTCCCTAGCCGAATGGCGCGCGTTTCTGGGTAGAAAGAACGTTTTGGCATCCGGCACAGGCACAGTCAGCACCTCGCCTGTTATCCGGAATACAGGCGCCCTGGATTTCCGGCTGGCTCGCGACTCCCTGGCCATCGACAACGGCGTCAAGGTTTTCGTGCCCTGGGCATTGGCGAGAGTCGTTGGAGAATGGCATTTCTATAGGTCACCGGCACCCGATCGGGTGCGGGACGAAAGCCTGAACATGAACGCGACCTGGGTCAGGCGTTCCATGTTCCAGGATATTCCAAGACACGACCTGAAATGCCCGCAGACCGGAAAATCCGACTACGTCCGGGGCGAACTCGAAAACTGGATACCCGGGGCATTAAGCTTCGATGGCCGGACTCAATACTGCAAAATCGACAATGCCCGTCTTATGGCGGGCTTTACCTGGCATGACACGGAAACAAAGGAATCGGGCTCATTCAATGGCAGCGACCGGGACACGGTCGATATCGGCACAGAAAGTTTCCTGATCGAAGCGGTACTTGCAACCGAACCGCGCGCCTCCGCCTTTGGCATCCTCGCCAAACATCTCAACCGGGGCTACAGCCTCGATGTCGATCAGACCGGTACCCTGCTCTTGTCCCTGAACAATGGAACCGCACGCTTCCAGGCCAAGAGCCATGCGCGGATCAATGATGGCAACTGGCATCATATTATTGTGGAAGTGGACCGCCGGCAGCGGAACAGGATCACTTTCTATATAGATGGAAAACAGGACGCCACTGTGGAAGCCAGTCCGGCCAAAATCGGTTACAGTCTGTCCAACGATGGCGACTTTCTGGTCGGCAGATCCGCTGCGGGATATTTCCGCGGCAGACTCGATTTTCTCCGCCTGTCCAAAGGCACCCTCGCGGATGCCGAAACAACCATTCAGGAACTGTACGCGTGGGAGTTCAACGGCCCCCACCTGCATGATTTCACGGGCGCCGCACCTGCAGGAACAGCGCGGGATGCTGGCGCGGTCGAATATTCTCAATAG
- a CDS encoding glycosyltransferase family 4 protein yields MNICMFGSSFLPRRGGMEFVIHHLANALVQEGHDVTVIAERTAWRGIGVAHDYDLVRYGVPTRGLRSLGLSGPGSLWAIWRRHRHVPFDILHSHGVSYAGCRAVRAKRLLGIPVVMTPHGEDIQRVPEIGYGLRLDSRWDAKIRRNLRYADAVTAISLSVQNELDGVDPSKIVRIPNGIHIGEYGKRRSRYLRDRLGLGDDTVLILSVGRNHVKKGYNYGIRAMAALRDKHSVNNVRYVIVGKQVSAHAGLVSQLSLDDRVTLIEELKPGEVTECYHSADIFFSPSIIEGLSLVSIEALACGLPLVVTDVPGNEDVVRDTNAGVIVRSKNPEQMAQGLSELVNDAGRRETLSAIALAKSVDYDWRAVARRYAKVYRNVLAGRPAASGLESA; encoded by the coding sequence ATGAATATCTGCATGTTCGGATCCAGCTTTCTCCCGCGACGCGGGGGGATGGAGTTCGTGATCCATCACTTGGCGAATGCGCTGGTTCAGGAGGGGCACGATGTGACGGTGATCGCGGAGCGCACCGCATGGCGGGGCATCGGTGTGGCTCACGATTACGACTTGGTCCGGTACGGTGTTCCCACTCGTGGGTTAAGGAGTCTTGGGCTGTCCGGCCCCGGGTCGTTGTGGGCGATATGGCGCAGGCACCGGCATGTGCCATTCGATATCCTACATAGTCATGGTGTGTCGTATGCCGGCTGCAGAGCGGTGCGCGCCAAGCGGCTGCTGGGGATTCCCGTGGTCATGACACCGCATGGCGAGGATATCCAGCGCGTACCGGAAATCGGCTACGGACTGCGGCTCGACAGCCGGTGGGATGCGAAGATTCGCCGGAATCTGCGCTATGCGGACGCCGTGACGGCCATCAGTTTGTCGGTACAGAATGAACTGGATGGCGTGGATCCGTCGAAGATTGTAAGGATCCCGAACGGTATCCATATCGGAGAGTACGGGAAGCGGCGCAGCCGGTATCTTCGGGATCGCTTGGGGTTGGGTGATGATACCGTCTTGATCTTGTCGGTCGGGCGGAACCATGTAAAGAAGGGATACAACTACGGCATCAGGGCGATGGCCGCGCTGCGCGACAAACACAGCGTGAACAACGTGCGTTATGTCATCGTCGGAAAACAGGTATCGGCGCACGCGGGTCTGGTATCGCAACTGTCGCTCGACGACAGGGTTACGCTGATCGAGGAGCTCAAGCCCGGGGAAGTGACAGAGTGTTATCACTCGGCGGATATTTTCTTCTCGCCCTCGATCATCGAGGGTCTCAGCCTGGTCAGCATAGAAGCGCTGGCGTGCGGATTGCCGCTGGTGGTGACCGATGTGCCGGGTAATGAAGACGTAGTGCGCGACACAAACGCAGGGGTGATCGTTCGTTCGAAAAATCCGGAGCAGATGGCACAGGGCCTGAGCGAACTGGTCAACGACGCCGGGAGACGCGAGACATTGAGCGCTATTGCGCTAGCGAAGTCGGTTGATTATGACTGGCGTGCCGTGGCGAGGCGCTATGCGAAGGTGTATCGCAACGTTCTGGCTGGGCGCCCTGCTGCCTCCGGTCTCGAATCCGCGTAA
- a CDS encoding sulfotransferase: MIYVVLGMHKSGTTLVARALHESGIVMGQEFPRDADYAKVKYEARWAQEITDEILELSRKCLSLDVTSRSLPQDGVGDALLQRMRRMATELDNRYGDWGFKDPRAALTYRYWKQALPPHRVIMIYRDPVEVWRRYARVNHKWWSRKAFRVWCDYNKSILSSVPASGDPNVLVLKFEDLLSGAEEWQRLEKFTGRKLADVRDPGQSRYRVGADQRGMARYRFLRSVSGAEVQKVYRQLESLHAG; encoded by the coding sequence GTGATATATGTCGTGCTGGGTATGCACAAATCAGGTACCACGCTCGTCGCGCGCGCGCTGCATGAATCGGGCATCGTGATGGGGCAGGAATTTCCCCGGGATGCGGATTACGCGAAGGTCAAGTACGAGGCGCGTTGGGCGCAGGAGATCACCGATGAAATCCTGGAGCTATCCCGCAAGTGCTTGAGCCTCGATGTGACGTCGCGGTCGCTCCCGCAAGATGGGGTCGGCGATGCGTTGCTGCAACGCATGCGGCGTATGGCAACGGAGTTGGATAACCGCTATGGGGACTGGGGGTTCAAGGACCCGAGGGCCGCCCTGACGTATCGTTACTGGAAACAGGCGTTGCCTCCGCATCGGGTGATAATGATCTATCGTGATCCCGTAGAGGTTTGGCGGCGCTATGCGCGCGTCAATCACAAATGGTGGTCCCGGAAGGCGTTCCGGGTCTGGTGCGATTACAACAAGAGTATCCTGTCATCCGTTCCGGCATCCGGGGATCCAAACGTTCTGGTCCTGAAGTTTGAAGACTTACTTTCTGGCGCTGAAGAATGGCAGCGTCTGGAGAAATTCACCGGGAGGAAACTTGCCGATGTCCGGGATCCCGGGCAATCGAGGTACCGGGTCGGCGCCGACCAACGCGGAATGGCACGTTACAGGTTTCTGCGTAGCGTTTCGGGTGCGGAGGTGCAGAAAGTCTACCGCCAGTTGGAGTCTCTGCATGCCGGGTGA